The following proteins are encoded in a genomic region of Chloracidobacterium sp.:
- the trpC gene encoding indole-3-glycerol phosphate synthase TrpC has protein sequence MNSTFLNKVIDETRAKVARVKSGHYSEKLRRKAQHAALDRKSHRFRTALAGKGRTNIIAEIKRASPSKGVINASIDVAARALSYERGGAAAVSVLTEPQHFGGSIDDIVKARTAIRVPILRKDFIVDEFQILEAAAAGADAVLLIAAALDDRELLRLRQFAENEFGLDALVEIHDEYELERAVDADSMIIGVNNRNLKSLDVSLDVARRLGVMKPDGVIFVAESGISMRHEIDELHGLGYDAFLIGEALMKSGDPAGKLEEFGA, from the coding sequence ATGAATTCAACCTTCCTCAATAAGGTCATCGACGAGACGAGGGCAAAGGTCGCTCGGGTCAAAAGCGGTCATTATTCGGAAAAACTTCGCCGAAAGGCTCAGCACGCGGCATTAGATCGAAAGAGCCACCGATTTCGCACCGCATTGGCCGGCAAAGGTCGGACCAATATAATCGCTGAGATCAAACGCGCGTCACCCTCAAAAGGAGTGATAAACGCCTCGATCGACGTTGCCGCGAGGGCCTTAAGTTATGAACGCGGCGGAGCAGCGGCTGTTTCAGTGCTGACCGAACCGCAGCACTTCGGCGGCTCGATCGACGACATCGTAAAGGCGCGAACGGCTATCCGCGTACCGATCCTTCGCAAGGACTTTATCGTGGACGAGTTTCAGATACTCGAAGCCGCGGCCGCAGGTGCCGATGCTGTACTCCTTATCGCAGCAGCACTTGACGACAGAGAATTGCTGCGGCTGCGCCAATTTGCCGAGAACGAGTTCGGCCTCGATGCTCTCGTAGAGATACATGATGAATATGAACTCGAACGCGCTGTTGACGCGGATTCGATGATCATCGGCGTGAATAATCGCAACCTGAAGTCGCTTGACGTTTCTCTTGATGTCGCTCGCAGACTCGGCGTGATGAAACCCGATGGCGTGATCTTCGTCGCCGAAAGCGGTATTTCCATGCGGCACGAGATCGACGAGCTTCACGGTCTCGGCTATGACGCATTTCTGATCGGCGAAGCACTGATGAAAAGCGGCGATCCGGCCGGCAAATTGGAGGAATTTGGTGCATAA
- a CDS encoding DUF2127 domain-containing protein, translating into MIHLIAVEKVLRATVAVILTFKLLSLLGRDVHRWAVEFAVRHGIDQANRYVQAVLARLIGVGNTEIYELSAAAFCYAGLLYLEGVGLWLQKRWAEYLTASATALFIPVEFYELYEHFTMTRIAILSINIFVVWYLITRLRDEKKEAAVD; encoded by the coding sequence ATGATCCACCTGATCGCCGTCGAAAAGGTCCTGCGCGCAACCGTCGCCGTCATTCTCACATTCAAGCTTCTGTCGCTCCTCGGTCGTGATGTACATAGATGGGCTGTCGAGTTTGCCGTCCGCCACGGTATCGATCAAGCGAACCGCTATGTTCAGGCCGTTCTCGCACGGCTCATAGGTGTAGGCAATACCGAGATATACGAATTGAGCGCCGCGGCGTTCTGCTACGCCGGCCTGCTCTATCTCGAAGGCGTCGGCCTGTGGCTGCAAAAGCGTTGGGCAGAATACCTGACGGCATCAGCGACCGCTTTGTTCATTCCTGTAGAATTCTATGAGTTGTACGAACACTTTACTATGACCCGCATAGCGATACTTTCGATAAATATCTTTGTCGTTTGGTATCTGATAACGCGGCTTCGGGATGAAAAGAAGGAGGCGGCCGTTGACTAA